A genomic stretch from Falco cherrug isolate bFalChe1 chromosome 1, bFalChe1.pri, whole genome shotgun sequence includes:
- the DDX52 gene encoding probable ATP-dependent RNA helicase DDX52 produces the protein MEAQELFRRLGAGARFDVRRFGLDARRFGVIKGSGCSVSLESLDFFGRKEGAALGSVVESWGLTGAEEEVKSGEQPQDEAGKNYGEMAGKRKRAAESGGGKRKKKKAREATSIPELSESNGIKWMSSLEAKFEVAKDRKPTAEKLERLRREKINRFRNQHKINVQGTDLPDPIATFDQLQKEYKVHPKIMENIQAAGYRVPTPIQMQAIPVMLHGRELLASAPTGSGKTLAFCIPLLTHLKQPRNKGFRALIISPTRELASQTHRELVKLAEGTGFRIHMIHKAAEAAKKFGPKSSKKFDILVTTPNRLIYLLKQDPPAIDLTSVEWLVVDESDKLFEDGKSGFRDQLASIFLACTSHLVRRALFSATFAHDVEEWCKLSLDSVVLVSVGARNSAAETVEQELVFVGSETGKLTAMRDLVKKGFAPPVLVFVQSIERAKELFHELIYEGINVDVIHADKTQQQRDNIVQSFRAGKIWVLICSALLARGIDFKGVNMVINYDLPTSAVEYIHRIGRTGRAGHTGKAVTFFTEDDKPLLRSIANVIQRAGCPVPDYIKHLPRLQSKQKKKFIKKPLARESICTTPQCFLKKAKRKTKTTKENKEKKKEDKNGSKLQTVSKS, from the exons ATGGAGGCGCAGGAGTTGTTTCGGCGGTTGGGTGCTGGTGCCCGCTTTGACGTGCGGCGCTTCGGGCTCGATGCGCGGAGATTCGGG GTGATAAAGGGGAGCGGCTGCAGCGTCTCGTTGGAGAGCCTCGACTTCTTCGGGCGCAAGGAGGGAGCCGCTCTGGGGTCTGTCGTGGAGAGCTGGGGGCTCACAGGGGCTGAAGAGGAGGTAAAGAGTGGAGAACAGCCGCAGGATGAAGCCGGGAAAAACTATGGAGAGAtggcaggaaagagaaaaagagctgcGGAAAGCGgtggagggaaaagaaaaaagaaaaaggcacgAG aAGCAACATCAATACCAGAGTTGTCAGAAAGTAATGGAATAAAGTGGATGTCCTCTTTGGAAGCAAAATTCGAAGttgcaaaagacagaaaacctaCTGCAGAGAAACTGGAACGCTTGAGAAGAGAAAAG aTAAACCGCTTCAGAAATCAACACAAGATTAATGTTCAGGGAACAGATCTTCCTGACCCGATTGCAACATTTGATCAGCTTCAGAAAGAATATAAAGTCCACCCTAAAATCATGGAGAATATCCAAGCTGCTGGCTACCGTGTCCCAACACCAATCCAGATGCAGGCTATTCCCGTCATGCTTCAT GGTCGGGAACTTCTAGCTTCAGCTCCTACTGGGTCTGGAAAAACACTGGCATTCTGTATTCCTCTTTTAACACATCTGAAACAACCTCGGAACAAAGGATTCAGAGCTCTGATCATATCGCCTACCCGAGAACTTGCTAGCCAG ACACATCGGGAGCTGGTGAAGTTGGCTGAGGGGACAGGCTTCAGGATACATATGATCCACAaggcagctgaagcagcaaagaaatttGGGCCCAAGTCTTCTAAAAAATTTG ACATACTAGTCACTACTCCAAACAGACTCATTTATTTGCTGAAACAAGATCCTCCAGCAATAGACTTGACCAG TGTGGAGTGGCTGGTGGTGGATGAGTCAGACAAACTGTTTGAAGATGGAAAGTCGGGGTTCCGAGACCAGCTAGCCTCCATCTTCCTGGCATGCACGTCCCACCTGGTGAGAAGAGCCTTGTTCAGCGCAACCTTTGCACATGATGTAGAGGAATGGTGTAAACTCAGCCTTGACAGTGTTGTTCTGGTGTCCGTTGGAGCAAG AAACTCTGCAGCGGAAACAGTAGAACAAGAGCTGGTGTTTGTTGGATCTGAGACAGGAAAACTAACAGCAATGCGAGACCTTgttaaaaag GGTTTTGCTCCTCCAGTCCTTGTTTTTGTACAGTCTATTGAGAGGGCTAAAGAACTTTTCCATGAACTTATTTACGAAGGCATCAATGTGGATGTCATCCATGCggacaaaacacagcagcag aGAGATAATATAGTACAGAGTTTCAGAGCTGGGAAGATCTGGGTGCTTATCTGCTCAGCCTTACTAGCTAGAGGGATTGACTTCAAAGGAGTGAATATGGTCATTAATTATGATTTGCCAACAAGTGCGGTGGAATACATCCACAGGATAG GTCGTACTGGAAGAGCAGGGCACACGGGAAAAGCAGTCACATTCTTTACAGAAGATGATAAACCTTTATTACGGAG tATAGCCAATGTTATTCAGCGAGCTGGCTGTCCTGTGCCAGATTACATAAAACACCTTCCCAGACTGCAAAG caaacaaaagaagaagTTCATTAAGAAACCATTGGCAAGAGAATCCATTTGTACCACCCCAcagtgtttcttaaaaaaagccaaaagaaaaac GAAAactacaaaggaaaataaggaaaaaaagaaagaagataaaaatggcAGTAAATTGCAGACTGTTTCAAAAAGCTGA